A genomic window from Helicobacter pylori includes:
- a CDS encoding heavy metal translocating P-type ATPase, with the protein MKCAHCQLEFKESELFKETINHKELHFCCTGCARVYALLLDLNLESFYDKLGDFTLAPVVHHNPMHALELEQALEENDKGEFILNLLLEKTHCNACLWLNQKVLERLKGVKKVSVNFTTHHLQIVFDKSLNPKEIIQKIENLGYGAKIYNAKNYTLKAQKEQRSYLLTLSVGFFATMNLMFIAIAKYASYGGNGMDKLMQRNLDLVSLFLSLLVLVVVGRFFIKGAFYGLKNGVFGMDLSVSFGALSAFVYSVYAMLVSQETYFEASSTILTLVFGSKFLELKARLFANEKCLALESHEIHSVIVLENNKQVEKHPKDVAIGSIIWVPSGAKIALDGALLNSASVDASLISGEFKPLELGVNDKILGGYVNVGVPFSYQVSADFQNSRLSSLLEILKKSFLEKPLIESSANKIADIFSKAVLLLAFVSLILWQFGLGAHFEKALMVCISVLVISCPCAFALATPIALVIGVFKNPLIVFKEALFLETLAKVKKIFIDKTGTLTQKEVLLKEKIVYEHFDERLLKSLLKAREHLAHSAILKSLDGDEVILEKIEFFAHGLKASYQNETLLVGSLKFLNAMGVSTEVKESANIMVGFAKNTTLCALFILEERLKNNAKEVIQALQLKGLELEILSGDNESSVKECAKKLGISKYSANLTPEDKAQIISSYQGVCAMIGDGNNDALALKQASVSLGFEKSALSKSACDILLLEEDLSLLEKALHNAQKVYQVVLQNIALSLIYNAILIPVAILGYINPLIASLSMSASSLLVVLNSLRLKRS; encoded by the coding sequence ATGAAATGTGCGCATTGCCAATTAGAATTTAAAGAAAGCGAGCTTTTTAAAGAGACTATCAACCATAAAGAATTGCATTTTTGTTGCACAGGGTGCGCTAGGGTGTATGCGTTGTTATTGGATTTGAATTTAGAGAGCTTTTATGACAAATTAGGCGATTTTACTTTAGCCCCTGTAGTGCATCATAATCCAATGCATGCTTTGGAATTAGAACAAGCTCTTGAAGAAAACGATAAGGGCGAATTTATTCTTAATCTTTTGTTGGAAAAAACGCATTGCAACGCTTGCTTGTGGCTCAATCAAAAGGTTTTAGAGCGCTTAAAGGGGGTTAAAAAAGTGAGCGTGAATTTCACCACCCACCATTTGCAAATCGTGTTTGACAAATCCTTAAACCCAAAAGAAATCATTCAAAAAATTGAGAATTTGGGCTATGGGGCTAAAATCTATAACGCTAAAAATTACACCCTAAAAGCACAAAAAGAACAACGATCTTACTTGCTCACTTTAAGCGTGGGGTTTTTTGCCACCATGAATTTGATGTTTATTGCAATTGCAAAATACGCAAGCTATGGTGGTAATGGCATGGATAAGCTCATGCAAAGGAATTTGGATCTCGTATCGCTTTTTTTAAGCTTGTTGGTGTTGGTGGTTGTGGGGCGCTTTTTTATTAAGGGGGCGTTTTATGGGCTAAAAAACGGGGTTTTTGGCATGGATTTGAGCGTGTCTTTTGGGGCGTTGTCGGCGTTTGTTTATTCCGTTTATGCCATGTTGGTGTCTCAAGAGACTTATTTTGAAGCGAGCAGCACCATTTTAACGCTTGTTTTTGGATCTAAGTTTTTGGAATTGAAGGCCAGGCTGTTTGCGAATGAAAAATGTTTAGCCCTAGAATCGCATGAAATCCATAGCGTGATCGTTTTAGAAAATAACAAACAGGTGGAAAAACACCCCAAAGATGTGGCGATAGGCTCTATTATTTGGGTGCCAAGTGGGGCTAAAATCGCGCTAGATGGCGCGCTTTTAAATAGCGCGAGCGTGGATGCGTCTTTGATTAGCGGGGAGTTTAAACCTTTAGAATTGGGGGTTAATGATAAAATTTTAGGGGGTTATGTGAATGTGGGCGTGCCTTTTAGCTATCAAGTGAGCGCTGATTTTCAAAACTCACGCCTTTCTAGTTTGCTAGAAATCTTAAAAAAGAGTTTTTTAGAAAAGCCCTTAATTGAGAGCAGCGCGAACAAAATTGCAGATATTTTTTCTAAAGCGGTATTACTTTTAGCCTTTGTGAGCCTAATTTTATGGCAATTTGGTTTAGGGGCTCATTTTGAAAAAGCCTTAATGGTATGCATTAGCGTGTTAGTCATAAGCTGCCCTTGCGCGTTCGCTCTAGCTACGCCTATTGCATTAGTGATAGGGGTGTTTAAAAACCCTTTGATCGTGTTTAAAGAAGCGTTGTTTTTAGAAACTTTAGCCAAAGTGAAAAAAATCTTTATAGACAAAACCGGCACTCTCACGCAAAAAGAAGTCCTTTTAAAAGAAAAAATCGTTTATGAACATTTTGATGAAAGGCTTTTAAAGAGCCTTTTAAAAGCAAGAGAGCATTTAGCCCATAGCGCGATCCTTAAATCATTAGATGGCGATGAGGTTATTTTAGAAAAGATAGAATTTTTTGCTCATGGCTTGAAAGCGAGCTATCAAAATGAAACCTTGCTAGTGGGGAGTTTGAAATTTTTAAACGCTATGGGGGTTAGCACAGAAGTGAAAGAGAGCGCCAATATCATGGTAGGTTTTGCGAAAAATACAACTTTATGCGCGTTATTCATTTTAGAAGAGCGTTTGAAAAATAACGCTAAAGAAGTCATTCAAGCCTTACAACTTAAAGGCTTGGAATTAGAAATTTTAAGCGGGGATAATGAAAGCTCGGTTAAAGAGTGTGCGAAAAAATTAGGGATTTCTAAATATTCTGCGAATTTGACCCCTGAAGATAAGGCGCAAATCATTAGCTCTTATCAAGGCGTGTGCGCGATGATAGGCGATGGCAATAACGACGCGCTAGCCTTAAAACAAGCGAGCGTTTCTTTGGGGTTTGAAAAAAGCGCTTTGAGTAAAAGTGCATGCGATATTTTGCTTTTAGAAGAAGATTTGAGTTTGTTAGAAAAAGCGCTTCATAACGCTCAAAAAGTCTATCAAGTGGTGTTGCAAAACATTGCTTTGAGCTTGATTTATAACGCTATTTTAATCCCGGTCGCTATACTAGGCTACATTAACCCCTTAATAGCGAGTTTGAGCATGAGTGCTAGTTCTTTGTTGGTGGTCTTAAATTCTTTAAGGTTGAAACGCTCCTAA